The following coding sequences lie in one Pseudomonadota bacterium genomic window:
- a CDS encoding S-adenosylmethionine decarboxylase — MKQGTATRNIVNINEGNCRDGQGLQIMNEAIARKAWGIASAIDIYNCNAETIRDAEEIKRFVVELCDLIEMKRFGDTLVVHFGEDEKVAGYSMVQLIETSLISGHFANLTNAVYLDVFSCKPYHPEVVQGFAQEFFGGTHSNLNVSLRL, encoded by the coding sequence ATGAAACAAGGAACCGCCACTCGCAACATTGTCAATATCAACGAAGGAAACTGTCGGGACGGTCAGGGGCTGCAGATTATGAATGAGGCCATTGCCCGCAAAGCCTGGGGAATAGCTTCGGCAATTGATATTTACAACTGCAATGCAGAGACGATTCGTGATGCGGAGGAGATCAAGAGATTCGTTGTCGAGCTGTGCGATTTGATTGAGATGAAACGTTTCGGAGATACCCTGGTCGTGCATTTCGGGGAAGATGAAAAAGTGGCGGGTTATTCCATGGTGCAGCTTATTGAGACCTCTCTTATTTCAGGCCATTTTGCCAACCTGACCAATGCGGTCTATCTGGATGTGTTCAGCTGCAAGCCATACCATCCGGAAGTGGTCCAGGGTTTCGCCCAGGAATTCTTCGGCGGAACCCACAGCAACCTCAACGTCAGCCTGCGCCTGTGA